The sequence TATTCTATAGGAGGGTATGGAATGGCGAGAGTAGTAATGACCTTTCCGCATGGAAAGCACAAAGTACTGACGATGAGTTATGATGACGGCCGGGCTGCTGACAGAAGGTTAGTCCAGCTTTTTAATCAACATGGTATAAAAAGTAGTTTTCATTTGAATTCAGGGCTGTTAGGCGAAGGGGATCGAATTGCAGCGGATGAAATAGCAGAGCTGTATGCAGGGCATGAAATTTCCGCCCATACAGTCACACATCCGACCATTGAACGCAGTCCTAAAGCACAATTAATCGAAGAAGTGATCGACGATCGAAAAGCTTTGGAATCCATAGCTGGTTATACGGTGAGAGGAATGTCGTATCCAAATGGCTCTTATAATTCGTTGATTAAAGAGTTATTACCACATGTAGGAATCGAATACAGCAGAACGGTGCACAGCACATTACATTTTGCCATACCAGATGATTTTCTGGAATGGCATCCGACTTGTCATCATAATCACCAGTTACTGTCATTAGCCGATCAATTCCTGTCACTACATAAAAAACAATATCTTTATATGTTTTATGTATGGGGACATAGTTATGAATTTGACAATGATAATAATTGGGAGTTGATCGAACAATTTTGTCAAAAAGCAGGCGGACAGGATGATATTTGGTATGCGACAAATATGGAAATAGTCGATTATTACCATGCATTCCATCGTTTGCAATTTGCCGCTGACAGTCAATTCGTCTATAATCCTTCTGCACAGTCTGTCTGGTTGCTAGTGAACGACCAGATCGTAGAAGTTCCGGGAGGCGAACGTGTAACACTAACTTCCTATTAAAAACAGAAAGGATGACCACAACAGGGGAGTATCTGTGGTCATCCTTCCGATTATTCGTTGTCTTCGTTGTTACCTTGTTTATTGCCTTTCGCGTATTTACCTTGACGGCCATATTCTTTGTTTGTTTTTTCTGTTCTTTCTTCGCCGCTTTTTCCTTGGTTGTTAGCCATTTGAATATGCCTCCTTTCTATGGTTGTACATTTTACATACCCGCCGTTCCATTTAATAAACTGTTATTTTGAAAAAGTGGTTAATATTGTAATGTGTTTTGGATCGATCCATCCTGTCGATGTATCGTAACTTGTGTGCCTTTATTTTTCGCAATTTCTTTTGCACGATCAATCGCATCTCGTTTATACTGATAAATATTGGATGCTTGCTTGGCATCTTGTGACATGACAGCCCATTGATCGTCGTGAGGAACAACGTGTTCGCCCTTTTC is a genomic window of Gracilibacillus salinarum containing:
- a CDS encoding polysaccharide deacetylase family protein — encoded protein: MARVVMTFPHGKHKVLTMSYDDGRAADRRLVQLFNQHGIKSSFHLNSGLLGEGDRIAADEIAELYAGHEISAHTVTHPTIERSPKAQLIEEVIDDRKALESIAGYTVRGMSYPNGSYNSLIKELLPHVGIEYSRTVHSTLHFAIPDDFLEWHPTCHHNHQLLSLADQFLSLHKKQYLYMFYVWGHSYEFDNDNNWELIEQFCQKAGGQDDIWYATNMEIVDYYHAFHRLQFAADSQFVYNPSAQSVWLLVNDQIVEVPGGERVTLTSY